In Osmerus mordax isolate fOsmMor3 chromosome 24, fOsmMor3.pri, whole genome shotgun sequence, the following are encoded in one genomic region:
- the adra2b gene encoding alpha-2B adrenergic receptor has product MSLPVDGSCSIGLDGWNSSTQAGGSLPCNQSLKLAPYSHEATAAFATAITLMVVFTIVGNILVIMAVLTSRSLRGPQNLFLVSLAAADILVATLIIPFSLANELLGYWYFKSLWCEIYLALDVLFCTSSIVHLCAISLDRYLSISRVTYGRQRTPTRIKAAIVVVWLISSIISFPPLLSLNKSEVGAVGSEKGPQCQLNDERWYILYSTIGSFFAPCLIMILVYMRIYQIAKQRTRCPPGKPRKDGLATPSQTPCQVQANGVKAGDSTPLTQQKTSNARPPTLAVTLSPSSIKLERESPSSPQPPPPTPNNLLHPLSPSLGPTPTTISPHSSPLTPSPSITPPLSTPTKPKERGGKKGKRRGGKKADNNNDTSSSDSDPEPGQRGGRGVSGVGSPMGGGIHSPATLQRYRDMIATSKGSRLVVGRRSKPETTPSAARRKAMVNREKRFTFVLAVVIGVFVVCWFPFFFSYSLQAVCPQACSLPEPLFKFFFWIGYCNSCLNPVIYTIFNKDFRKAFKKIICQNSKGTFF; this is encoded by the coding sequence ATGTCGTTGCCTGTGGATGGAAGTTGTTCCATCGGACTGGACGGATGGAACAGCAGCACTCAGGCAGGCGGGTCTCTGCCTTGCAACCAGAGCCTCAAGCTGGCGCCTTACTCCCACGAGGCCACAGCAGCCTTTGCCACAGCTATCACTCTCATGGTCGTCTTCACTATAGTGGGCAATATCCTGGTCATCATGGCGGTGCTGACCAGCCGGTCTCTCCGAGGGCCACAGAACCTGTTCCTAGTGTCTCTAGCTGCGGCGGACATCCTTGTAGCCACCCTCATCATCCCATTCTCTCTGGCCAATGAGCTGCTGGGCTATTGGTACTTCAAGTCTCTGTGGTGTGAGATCTACCTGGCACTGGACGTTCTCTTCTGCACCTCTTCCATCGTCCACCTGTGTGCCATCTCTCTGGACCGCTACCTGTCCATCTCCCGTGTCACCTATGGCCGTCAGCGCACGCCCACGCGCATCAAGGCGGCCATTGTGGTGGTGTGGCTGATCTCGTCCAttatctccttccctcctctcctctctctcaacaaGAGTGAGGTAGGGGCTGTGGGCAGCGAGAAAGGACCCCAGTGCCAGCTGAACGACGAGCGCTGGTACATCCTGTATTCCACCATCGGCTCATTCTTCGCGCCCTGCCTCATCATGATCCTGGTGTACATGAGGATCTACCAGATCGCCAAGCAGAGGACGCGCTGCCCACCAGGCAAGCCCCGGAAGGATGGCCTTGCCACACCCAGCCAGACTCCCTGCCAGGTTCAAGCCAACGGGGTGAAGGCGGGAGACAGCACACCATTGACACAGCAGAAAACCTCCAATGCCAGACCCCCCACCCTGGCAGtcaccctttctccctcttccatcaaactggagagagaatccccttcttcccctcaaccccccccccctacccccaacaatctcctccacccactttctccttctctaggtCCGACGCCCACCACCATATCCCCTcattcctcccccctcaccccttcgcCCTCcatcacaccccctctctccacacctacCAAACccaaagagagggggggtaagAAGGGCAAGCGTCGAGGGGGCAAGAAGGCTGACAATAACAACGACAcctccagttcagacagtgACCCGGAgcctgggcagagagggggtCGAGGGGTCAGTGGGGTGGGGTCACCCATGGGGGGGGGCATCCACTCCCCCGCCACCTTGCAGCGCTATCGGGACATGATTGCGACCTCCAAGGGATCCAGGCTGGTGGTGGGGCGAAGGTCCAAGCCCGAAACCACCCCAAGTGCTGCCCGGCGTAAGGCCATGGTGAACCGGGAGAAGAGGTTCACGTTTGTGCTGGCGGTGGTGATTGGCGTGTTCGTGGTGTGCTGGttccccttcttcttctcctactCACTGCAGGCGGTGTGTCCTCAAGCTTGTTCTCTCCCAGAGCCCCTTTTCAAGTTCTTCTTCTGGATTGGCTACTGCAACTCCTGTCTCAACCCTGTCATCTACACCATATTCAACAAGGACTTCCGGAAGGCCttcaagaaaattatttgtcaGAACAGCAAGGGGACCTTCTTCTAG